CGGCTCGTCGCCAGCACCCGAAGCCCCGGCACACGCGACAACGCCTCACGCACAAACAACGACGACGACACCGACAGGTGCTCGCAGTTGTCCAGCACCAGCAGCATCGGGCGATCCCCAACGACCTCCGCGATCGCCTCCACGCCTCGGCTCGCTCCACGCGCCCCCAGCGACCCCGCCACGACCTGCGGCACGTGCACCGGATCGGAAACCGAGGCCAGCCACGCCGCGCCGACCGCCTCTCCCCGCTCCTGGGCCTCGTGCGCCAGCCGAAGCGCCAGACGCGTCTTCCCGCACCCCCCGGGGCCGAGAAGCGTCACCAGGCGCGCCTGCCCGAGCAGCCCGCGCACCTCCTCTGCCTCGCGCCCACGCCCGATCAGCGGGTCCGTCTCCAACGGCAACACCGGACGCTCACGCGCCACGACCGCCCGATCTCCCGGCCGTGCCGCCGCACCGAGAGCCTCGGCGACCTCCCGCATCGACCCCGGACGCCCCGTCACGCTCGGGTCCAGGCATCGCTCCACCAACCGACGCACACCCTCCGGCAGATCGACCGGCAGCACACCCCAGTCCGGCGACGCCCGCTCGCCAAGAAACGCCCGCACGCCCGCCAAGCACTCGTACAGCACGCACCCGAACGCCCACACGTCCGCCCGGTGGTCCACCTCCTTGCCCGCCACCTGCTCCGGGCTCATGTACCCCGGCGTGCCGAGCGCAGCCCGCCGCGCACCCCCGCCCTCCCCCGCGCTCTCGTGAAAGTGCTTGGCGAGCCCGAAGTCCAGCACCTTCGCCCCGGTCCGGCCGAGCATCACGTTCGCAGGCTTCAGGTCGCGGTGGATCACCCCGCGCTCGTGGGCCGCGCCGATCCCTCTCGCCACCTGCAGCGCAATCACCAGCGATTCCGCAGGCTCGATCGGCCCCTCGCGCAGCCGCTCCGCGAGCGTCCTCCCCTCGACGAACTCCATCACGATGAAGACACGCCCCTCGTGTTCGAGCACGTCATGCACAGCCGCAACGTTCGGATGGCTGATCCGCGCCAACGCCTCCGCCTCGCGCCGAAAGCGCGCCACAGCCGCCGCGTCGCGCGTCCACGGGCCGCGCAGCGTCTTCAACGCCACGTCCCGCTGCAGCGCGGTGTCACGCGCCCGGTAGACCTCCCCGAACGTCCCCGCCCCCACCCACGCCTCCACCACGTACCGGTGCACGCGCTCGCCCGCAGACAGCCGAGGCCGCTCGACCCCGGACGCCTCCCCCAACGGCGAAGTCGGCGCGGCCGAATCGGCGCGGTCGTCACGCCCGGGCAACGCGCCGGTCTCCACTCGGTCTTCGCCCTCCCAATCTGCCCGCTTCGCCACCTTGCCCTCCCGACCAACGTCCAGCCTACCCCGGCCCTCCCCCGCAAGTCACGGAAAAGATCGGCGTCGAGCAGGTCGGCGCGGCTTAAAGTGTGCATAAGTTGTGCATACCGAAATGCACATGAGAACGACGCTCAACATCGACGAGAAGCCCCTCGAAGAGGCCGCCCGCTGCACCGGCATCAAGGAAAAAACCGCCCTCGTCCGCGCCGGACTCGATTCGCTCATCGCCAGGGAAGCCGCGCGTCACCTCGACGCCATGGGCGGCACGGATCGTGGCGCGACCGCCTCCACACGCCGTTTCCTCCATGCCCTGCTCTGTGCGCCCCTATCCTCCCCTTCCCATGGCCACACTCGTCAACAAAGACACCCGCGTCATCTGTCAGGGCATCACCGGCGCCTTCGGGGCCGTGCATACTCGCGGCTGCCTCCACTACGGCACCCGGATGGTCGGCGGCGTCACGCCCGGCAAGGGCGGGACCAAGGACGAGAACGCCCTGCCCATCTTCGACACGGTAGATAAGGCCGTCCGCGAGACCGGCGCGGACGCCACCATGATCTTCGTTCCCCCCGCCTTCGCCGCCGACGCCGTGCTCGAGGCCGCCGCCGCCGGCATCCGCGTCATCTGCTGCATCACCGAGGGCGTGCCGGTGCAGGACATGATCCGCGTGCGGGCCGTGCTCGACGAGATGAACCTCGGCGCGCGCGGCGCGGACGTCCACCCCGCGCAGCAACTCATCACCCTCATCGGCCCCAACTGCCCCGGCATCATCACGCCCGGCCCGAAGACCGGCGCCGGCACGGGTCCGTCCGACCCCTACACCAACGCCGGATGCAAGATCGGCATCATGCCCGGCTACATCCACACCCACGTCAGCGAGGCCAGGACCGGCAAGGCCGTCGGCATCGTCTCTCGCTCCGGCACACTCACCTACGAGGCCGTCTGGCAGTGCTCCCGACTCGGCATCGGCCAGAGCACCTGCATCGGCATCGGGGGCGACCCGGTCCGCGGCGTGAACCACGTCGATTGCCTCAAACTCTTCGAGGCCGACCCGGAGACGCACGGCATCCTCATGATCGGCGAGATCGGCGGCACCGACGAGGAGGACGCGGCGGCATTCATCAAGACCCACGTCCGCAAGCCCGTCGCCGCCTTCATCGCCGGTCGCACCGCCCCCCCCGGCAAACGCATGGGCCACGCAGGCGCGATCATCTCCGGCGGCGAGGGCACGGCCGACAGCAAGATCGCCGCCCTGCGGGCCGCGGGCGCGACCATCGCCGAAAGCCCGGCCGACATGGGCAACGCCATGGCGACGGCGCTGAAACTCCGCTGAGATTGTTCCATCGGATCAGCGCGACCGCGCGCCCCGCTCCGCGCAAAGGCTTCAAACAAACCGCACTACGCCAGCCGATCCGCCTGCAACCGGCTCTGCGCCGTCGCCGAGGGGTCGGCGTGCTCGGCCGCGTCCGCCGGCAGCGTCATCTTCACCGTCGTCCCCTTGCCCACCTCGCTGATCAGTTCGATCTGCCCGCGGTGCTCCTCGACGATCCGCCGCGTCACCGCCAGCCCCAGGCCCGTGCCCTTCGTCCCCTTCGTCGTGTGGAACGGCTCGAAGACCCAGCGCAGCCGGTCCTCCGGGATGCCCGGCCCGTTGTCGATCACGTGCACGTCCGCGTAGGCGTGCCCCTGCCCGAGCAGCGGGTCCGTCACGCGGTAGAACGTCCGCACCGTCACCGCCCCCGTCCCCGGCGGCACGGCCTCGACCGCGTTCGTCAGCAGGTTCATCAGCGCCTGGTGGATCAGGTTCGCGTCGATCGGGATCGGCGGCATCTCCGGGTCGTGGTCCACGATCAGCGCGACCTGCCGGCCGGCGCACGCGCTCTCCAGCAGTTGCGCGCAGTCCTCGATGAGCGCGCCCAGCGGCGTCAGTTCCAGTTCCACCGAGCGCTGGCGGCTGAACGCCAGCATGTTCAGCGTCAGCCCCACGATCCGGTCCAGGTTCCGCTTCAGGATCGCCCACCCGTTGCGCGCCAGGGCGGGGTCGTCCTTCTTCAGCCCCATCTCCACCACGTCCGCGCCGCCGCGCAGACCCTGCAGGATGTTCTTGATCGAGTGGCTCAGGCTCGCGACCGTCTCGCCGATCGCCGCCAGCCGCTCCGTGTGAATCTTCTGCCCGTAGTGCTCCGCGTTGGCGAGGGCCAGGCCCGTGTGCTGGCCGATCGCGTTCAGCAACGCCAGCTGCTGCTCCGTGAACGTGTAGTTGGCGATCGACGAGTCCACGTAGATCGTGCCGTACACGCGGTCCTGAAACCGGATCGGCGAGCAGATCGCGCTGCGAATCCGGAACCGCTGCACGCTGTCGCCCGCCTGGAACCGCCGGTCCGCCATCGCGTTGGAGCTCAGCACCCCCTCCGAGTGCTTCAGCACGTGCTGCAGGATCGTCCGCGACACCCCGATCCGCGCCTCCTCCTTGTCCTTCGGCGGCGTGCGGTGCATCGCGGCCGCGGGCCTCAGCGCGCCGTCCGGCAACTCCTCGCGCAGCATGATCACGCCCCGCTCCGGCTTGAACTCGCGGAACACGAGGTCCAGCACCGCGTTCAGCAGCTGCTGCCGGTCCATCACCTGCGTCGTCAGCGTCGTCAACTGGTAGATCACGCGCAGGTGGTCCACCGCCGCCGCACGCGGCTCCGGCTCCGCCAGGATCACCGAGTCCTCGTTCGACGGGATCGTCCGCTCGAACTCCACGTCCAGCTCGTCCGCGTGCAGCAGTTCCACCCCGAACGAGTCCGGCCGGTCGCTCTGCCCGAACACCAGCAGCGTCGAGCCGACGCGCACCTGGTCACCCGCGCGCAGACGCGTGCGCTCCGCGATCCGCACCCCGTTCACGTACGTCCCGTTCTGCGACATCAGGTCGCGGATCCACCAGATGCTCCCGTCCGGCGTCAGCTCCGCGTGCCGACGGCTCACCGTGTCGTCCGTGATCGGCAACGCCTCGCTCGAACGCCCGATCAACTGCGGCTCGTTCGGCGGCAACTGGAACGTCCGCCCCTCGTCCGGCCCCTGGATGACGCTCAGCGACAGCATCCACCCAACGATACGACGACGCCCGCCCGCCGGGTTCGCTATCGTCACCCCATGGCGAAACGCGCCGCCGCCACCACCAAAGCAAGCACCCGGGCCGTCAACTTCCGCCCCGATCCCGCCGCGCGCATCGTCGTCCTCCACGGCCCGGACGCCTTCCAACGCGCCGACCGAACCGCCGCCATCCGCGCCGCGCTCCTCATGGCCCACGGCGAGGTCGAAACCATCTACCTCGACGGCCAGTCCGTCAGGCCCGCCGACGTCCTCGACGAGTGCCGCAGCTTCGGACTCCTCCAGCAGCACAAGCTCATCGTCGCCGACGCCGCCGACCAGCTCGTCAAGGAGGACGCCCGCCCCATCTTCGAACGCTACGCCCACGCGCCCGCCGACTCCGCCACCCTCGTCCTCCGCGCCGACCGCTGGAACAGCGGCAGACTCGACACCCTCATCGAGCACGCCCCCGGCGCGATCGTCAAGTGCGACGGACTCCAGCAACGCGAAGCCGTCCCGTGGGCCGAACGCCGCGCCCGCGAGGTCCACGCACGCGCCATCGACAAGCGCGCCGCGGAACTCCTCGTCGAACTCCTCGGCCCAGACCCCGGACGAATCGACAGCGAACTCGCCAAACTCTCCCTCAGCGTCGATGACGACGACGCCATCACCACCGCCCTCGTCAAGGAACTCGTCGGCTGCACCCGCGAAGAGGAAGCCTGGGCCATCCAGGCCGACCTTCTCTCGGGCGACCCGGAGGCCGCCCTCTCGCGCCTGCGCATCGTCCTCGAGAACGGCCCGCGCGACGCCGACGTCCCGGCCCAGTGGGCGATGCTGGACCTCGCCCGCAAACTGCACGGCGCGTCGCACGGCTTCGCGCAACGCATCGCACCGGGCCAGGTGATGAGCGTCCTGCGCATCTGGGGCGCGGGCAGCGAGGCCGTCCTCCACGCCGCCAGGCGCATCACCCCGTCCGACGCCGCCGCCGTCCTCCGACTGTGCGTCGAGTCCACCGCGCTCGCCCGCTCCGGCTCGGACCCGCGCCGCCTCCTCGAAGCACAGGCCCTCCGATTCGCAAGCCTCACCCGCTGACCGGCCGATGACAGGCCGATCGTGCGCCGGGGTTGCGCGCCCGCACCGCCCCGCGACAGACGCAGTTCGACCCGCCGGCGAGCGCAGGAGGCCACAGCCGTGCATCCACGCCAATCCATCGTCACCGTCACCCCCCACTGTCCCACCGGTCGTGCCCCCGCGTGCCTGCTCGCGCTCGCCGCGGGAACCTGCCTCATCGCCGCAGGCTGCGGCTGGATGGGCGGCTCGGCAGGCCGCGACGATGCCACCCTGAACACCGGCCTCGGACACCTCGCCACCACCGACGACCCCGCCGCCGGACCCGCTCCCATCCCGGACCCCGAGCAGCCCAGGCGCGACGACGTCTCACGCCTCGCCCTCGACCTCGAACGCCTCCTCGCCGAGAGCAGGACCGCGCAGGCCGAACCGACTCCCGCGAACGCGCCCGATTCCACAACCGAAACCGGCATGGTCGTAGTACCCGAATCGAACCCCGCGCAACCGACAGAAGCCGCGACTCCACCCGCCGAACCGACGCCCGCCCCGCCGCCGGTGAATCCCGCCGTCACCCTCGCCGAGGCCTACGACCGCCTGACCCTGCTCCTCCGCGACCGCATGAACGCCGCGAACGAACCGTTCGCCGACGCGCTGGCCCTGGTCGCCGCGACCGCCTCCTCCCCCGCCGCGATGCCCGTCGATCCAGCCTCCGACTCCGGCGGACGCCTCTCCCCCGATGAACTGCGCACCCTCCGCGCCGTGCGCGACCTGCTCACGCGCCTCGGCGACTCACGCGACGCCTCCGACGCCGCGCGAGCCCTCCGCGAGGTCGCCGACGACCTCGAAACCGGCATGGGCGTGCGCATCGCCCGCGCCGAACTCTGCCGCCGCGTCGATGGCTTCGGCAGCTTCCAGCCCTTCCCACGCAACGACTTCATGGCCGGACAGATCAACCGCGCCATCGTCTACGCCGAGATCGACCGCTTCGCCCACCGCCCCCGCACGGAAACCAGCGACAACGGCACGCCGGGTGACACACTCGCCGTCGAACTCTCGCAGGAACTCCTCGTCGTCCACCGCGCCGACGGCCGCCTCGCCTGGAGACGCCCGCCGGAACGCATCGTCGAGACCTCTCGCAACATCCGACGCGACTTCTACCTCGTCTCCGAGATCGAACTCCCGCGCACCCTCACCGTCGGCTCCTACCTCCTCAAGGTCCGCATCCGCGACGAAATCGCCGGCAGCGTGGACGAGGTCTCCATCCCCCTCGGCATCGTCGCAGACCCCGCCCTCGCCTGGGAAGGGGCAACGCGATAGCTGAACCCGGCGGAATCGATCCCTAATCCGTTGTCACACACCTACAGAGCGTCGTTCGCCCGCTCCCCGACCAAGGCTTATCCGCTCCACCGGCGGGTTGAGTCACTTCCCCCTGCCGATTCGGCAGTGCCCCGCCTCACGCGGACCGCCCGCACAGACCGAACCCCTCCACGGCCACCCCAACCGCCCTTTCCTCTCTCCGGACAACTGGCACGCCCCTCGCAGCCGATACTGGGGCACGGCACGGCCTCGGGGGCCTTTCCGTGCCCGGGAAGGCCGCCGGGTGCGTCGGGTCGCCCCGGGCGTGCGAAGAATGATCCAGAGCGGACCGGCACAACCCCGGTCCGCGGGAGCCTCAGATGTTCGAGCGATTCACCGATCGTGCACGAAAGGTCATGGCTCTGGCCAACCAGGAGGCACAGCGCTTCAACCACGAGTACATCGGGACCGAGCACATCCTGCTCGGCCTCGTCAAGGAAGGCTCGGGCGTCGGCGCCAACGTCCTCAAGAACCTCGACGTCGACCTCCGAAAGGTCCGCCTCGAAGTCGAGAAACTCGTCAAGGCCGGCCCCGAGATGGTCACCATGGGCCGCCTCCCACAGACCCCGCGCGCCAAGAAGGTCATCGAGTACGCCATCGAGGAAGCACGCAACCTCAACCACAACTACGTCGGCACCGAGCACCTCCTCCTCGGCCTCCTCCGCGAGCACGACGGCGTCGCAGCGCAGGTCCTCATGAACCTCGGCCTCAAACTCGAAGAGGTCCGCGAGGAAGTCCTCAACCTCCTCGGCGCAGGCTCAGAGTCCGAATCCGGCGAGGCCGGCGCCAGCGGCGGCTCCGGCGGCTCCTCCGGCGCAACCTCCGAAGCCCGGCGCGGCCGCAGCAAGACCCCAGCCCTCGACAGCTTCGGACGAGACCTCACCGAACTCGCCAAGGAAGGCGCGCTCGACCCCGTCATCGGACGACAGAACGAGATCGAACGAGTCGTGCAGGTTCTCTGCCGACGCACCAAGAACAACCCCGTCCTCCTCGGCGAGGCCGGCGTCGGCAAGACCGCAATCGTCGAGGGACTCGCACAGCGCATCATCGCCGCCGACGTCCCCGAAATCCTCCACGATCGCCGGCTCGTCGTCCTCGACCTCGCCATGATGGTCGCGGGCACCAAGTACCGCGGCCAGTTCGAGGAACGCATCAAGGCCGTCATGAACGAGGTCCGACGCGCCAAGAACGTCATCCTCTTCATCGACGAACTCCACACCCTCGTCGGCGCGGGCGGCGCGGAGGGCGCGATCGACGCCAGCAACGTCCTCAAGCCCGCCCTCGCACGCGGCGAGATCCAGTGCATCGGCGCCACCACCTTCGACGAGTTCCGCAAGTACATCGAGAAGGACGCCGCCCTCGCACGCCGCTTCCAGCCCATCCCCGTCGACCCGCCCACCAACGAGCAGACCATCGAAATCCTCAAGGGCCTCCGCGACCGATACGAGAGCCACCACCGCGTCCAGATCACCGACGACGCCATCAAGGCCGCCGTCGACCTCTCGGGCCGCTACATCTCGGGGCGTGTGCAGCCCGACAAGTCGATCGATGTGATCGACGAGGCCGGCGCCCGCGTGCGCCTCAAGAGTATGAGCAAGCCGCCGGACCTCGCCGAGATCGAGGGCGAGATCGAACGCCTCAGCGTCGAGAAGGACGAGGCCGTCAAGGGCGCGGACTACGAACGCGCCGCCGAACTCCGCGACAAGGCCGAGCAACTCCGAAAGAAGAAGGAGGAGATGCTCCGCGAGTGGCGCGCCCGCTCCATGGAAGTGGACGGCGTCGTCGACGAGGACGTCATCGCCGAGGTCGTGAGCAAGATGACCGGCGTCCCCCTCCAGCGCCTCGAAAAGGAGGAGGCCTCCCGACTCCTCGAACTCGAGAAGGAACTCCACAAGAAGGTCATCAGCCAGGACGAGGCCATCAAGGCCGTCGCCCGCGCCATCCGACGCGCCCGCGCTGGCCTCAAGGACCCCAAACGCCCCATGGGCTCGTTCATCTTCGTCGGCCCCTCGGGCGTCGGCAAGACCCTCCTCTCCAAGGCACTCGCCGAGTTCATGTTCGGCGACGAGGACGCCCTCGTCCACCTCGACATGAGCGAGTACATGGAGAAGCACAACGTCTCACGCCTCGTCGGCGCGCCCCCCGGCTACGTCGGCTACGAGGAGGGCGGCCAACTCACCGAACGCATCCGACGCCGCCCCTACTCCGTCATCCTCCTCGACGAGGTCGAGAAGGCGCACCCCGACGTCTTCAACATGCTCCTCCAGATCATGGAGGAAGGACGCCTCACCGACTCCTTCGGCCGCAACGTGGACTTCCGCAACTGCGTCCTCATCATGACCAGCAACATCGGCGCCGAACTCATCAAGGGCGGCGGCGGCTTCGGCTTCCAGAAACGCGACGCCACCGTCGACTACGACAACATCAAGACCATCCTCATGAAGGAGATCGAACGCTTCTTCCGACCCGAGTTCATCAACCGACTCGACGACATCATCGTCTTCAAGCCCCTCACCCGCGAAGACCTCGTCCTCATCATCGAGTACGAGGTCGGCAAGGTCTCCAAACGCCTCCAGGAGCAGGGCATCCACCTCACCCTCGAACAGTCCGCCAAGGACTTCCTCATCGAGAAGGGATACAACCCCGACTTCGGCGCACGACCCCTCCGCCGCGCCATCGGCACCTACGTCGAAGACCCTCTCAGCGAGATGCTCCTCTCCGGCGAACTCCACGGCAAGGGGCAGGTCACCGCACGCCGACCCGAAGGCGAAGACAAACTCGTCTTCGACGCCAGCGCACCTACGGGTGAAACCGGCGGCGGAAGCAGGCCCGTCAGCGCGGGCGCGCAGAGCACCTGAACCCACGCACAGACCCGCAACCCCTCAAACGCCCGCGCCGGGGAGCGCGGGCGTTTCATCCGACGACGTCGCGCAACGCCCTCACCCGCCCGGCCGCAGAATCCTGCTCTCCAGCGTCCGAACCACGCGCTCGAAGTCCGGGTCGTGGTCGCGCCGATGCCCCACGATCTTCACCGCGTGCAGCACCGTCGTGTGGTCCCGCCCGCCGAAGTACCCGCCGATCTCCCCCAGCGAGTGCTGCGTGTGCCGGCGGGCCAGGTACATGCACACCTGCCGCGGCAGCGCGACCGATCGAGCCCGCCGCTTCGACTGCAGGTCCGCCAGACGCACGTCGTAGAAGTTCGTCACCGCGTCCACGATCGTCTGCACCGTGGTGCGCGTCGGCCCCCGTCCCGCACCGAGGCTCGCCCGCGCCATCTCCACGTCGATCGCCCTGCCCTCCACGCTCGACTGAATCTGCAACCGGACGATCGCCCCCTCAAGCTCCCGGATGTTCGTGTCCACACGCTCCGCGATGAAGTACGCCGCGTCGTCCGGCAGCTCCAGCCCCCGGATCCCCGCCTTCGTCTTCAGGATCGCCACGCGCGTCTCATAGTCCGGCGGCTCGACGTGCGCCACCAGCCCCCACTTGAACCGCGACACCAGCCGATCCTCCAGGTCCGGGATCTCCTCCGGGGGCGCATCCGACGAGAGCACGATCTGCTTGTTCGCCTGGTACAGGCTGTTGAACGTGTGGAAGAACTCCTCCTGCGTGCGGTCCTTCGCGCCCAGAAAGTGCACGTCGTCGATCACCAGCACGTCCACGTCGCGGAAGCGGTGCCGGAAGTCCGTCATCCGCCCGCCCTGCACCGCTTCCATGAACTGCGTCACGAACCCCTCGCACGACAGGTAGCAGATCGCCGACGCAGGGTCGTTCTCGTGGATCGTCAGGCAGACCGCCTGCAGCAGGTGCGTCTTGCCCAGCCCCACGCCCCCGTGGATGAACAGCGGGTTGTACGCACGCCCGGGGTTCGCGCCCACCGCCACCGCCGCCGCGTGCGCCAGACGGTTGCTCGGCCCGACCACGAACGAATCAAACCCATAATCAGGGTTGATCGGCAGCGACTCGCCGACCTTCGCCGCCGGCCTCGCCGTCGGCCCGACCGGCGCATCGTCAGGACGCTCGTCAGGCCCGATGAACCGCGCGCCGATCAGGCGGCCCGTCACCGTACGGATCGCGTCGTTGAACGCGTCAAGACAGTACCGCCGCAGATAGTCGCGGTGGAACGGCGAGTGCGCACGCACCACCAGCGACCCGCCACGCACCCCGAGCGGCTCGAGTTCATCGAACCAGCGCCGGCACAGACCAGGCTGCGAAGCACGCAACTGCGCAAGAACGGCATCCCAGATCGGACGATCGGGGTCAGGCATGGACGACCTGCCTCGGGGCGGGCGTGAGTGGATGAACGAACGAACACAATGCCGGGGCGTCGCCTGCCGCTGATCCTCCCATCAACGCCGACGGACAGGGGCCGTTGCCCGGGGGAGCCAAACCTAATCCACAACCACCGCCCTGTCAACCTCGCTCCGTCGAATTGCCCCTGGCGCGTGCCCGGCGCGGGTCCGGCTCCACCCCGGCCTCCACCAACTGCCGCTCGTACCGCGCTCGCGACGCGCGGTGATCCATCAGAAAATGCACCCGCGACGCCAGCTCCGGACCCAGCCGCTCCGCCAACCGCGACGACGCCTCCCCAAGGTGCGTACGCCGCGAGACGTGAACCACCACCATCGCCTCGCACTCGCACACACGCAGCCACTCCGCCAGGTCCTCCAGGTGCAGGTGCTTCCCCACCACCGCACGCTCCCGGTGGTCCGCGTCGAAAAACGTGCACTCCGTGATGATGACCTTCGCCTTTCGCACGTCCTCGCGCACCAGGTGCGGCCCCGGCCCCGTGTCGCCAAGGTACGCCACCAGCGGAATCTCCAGCGACCGCGTGATCTCCACACCACGCTCACGCAACTCCCGCAACTTCTCCTGCGGGAAGTCCGTGTACTCCGGCCGAAGCTTGCTCCGACGCTCCACGACCGAATACCCCATCGACGGCGACGTGTGCTCGGTGTGGAAACCGCGCAGAAACACGTTGTTCTTGATCTCCACCTGTCCGCCGTCCGACAACGCAACCACCTCATACGGCGTCCGCTGCTGCTCGATCTCCACGAAACCCGCCATCATCTTGTGCACCGCCGGCGCAAGACGCTCGTCGCACACGATCGTCCCCGTCCCCATCCCCTGGAACCGCCGCTGCGAGCAGTAGTACGCCAACCCCCCGACGTGGTCCATGTGCCCGTGCGAGATCGCCACGAAACGGCTCGCCAGCATCGGACGAGGGCACGAACCCATGTCGAAACACACGTCCAACTCGGGAATCTGCACGCACGTCGCCTCGCCCGCGACAGACGATCCCTGCACGCGGAACGGCGGGATGTACAGGAAACCGAGCGGCGGCTCCCGCGGCGGGGGCTTGGGCAGCATCGGAAGGCTCC
This genomic stretch from Synechococcales cyanobacterium CNB harbors:
- a CDS encoding ribonuclease Z, producing the protein MLPKPPPREPPLGFLYIPPFRVQGSSVAGEATCVQIPELDVCFDMGSCPRPMLASRFVAISHGHMDHVGGLAYYCSQRRFQGMGTGTIVCDERLAPAVHKMMAGFVEIEQQRTPYEVVALSDGGQVEIKNNVFLRGFHTEHTSPSMGYSVVERRSKLRPEYTDFPQEKLRELRERGVEITRSLEIPLVAYLGDTGPGPHLVREDVRKAKVIITECTFFDADHRERAVVGKHLHLEDLAEWLRVCECEAMVVVHVSRRTHLGEASSRLAERLGPELASRVHFLMDHRASRARYERQLVEAGVEPDPRRARARGNSTERG
- the holA gene encoding DNA polymerase III subunit delta, which encodes MAKRAAATTKASTRAVNFRPDPAARIVVLHGPDAFQRADRTAAIRAALLMAHGEVETIYLDGQSVRPADVLDECRSFGLLQQHKLIVADAADQLVKEDARPIFERYAHAPADSATLVLRADRWNSGRLDTLIEHAPGAIVKCDGLQQREAVPWAERRAREVHARAIDKRAAELLVELLGPDPGRIDSELAKLSLSVDDDDAITTALVKELVGCTREEEAWAIQADLLSGDPEAALSRLRIVLENGPRDADVPAQWAMLDLARKLHGASHGFAQRIAPGQVMSVLRIWGAGSEAVLHAARRITPSDAAAVLRLCVESTALARSGSDPRRLLEAQALRFASLTR
- the sucD gene encoding succinate--CoA ligase subunit alpha gives rise to the protein MATLVNKDTRVICQGITGAFGAVHTRGCLHYGTRMVGGVTPGKGGTKDENALPIFDTVDKAVRETGADATMIFVPPAFAADAVLEAAAAGIRVICCITEGVPVQDMIRVRAVLDEMNLGARGADVHPAQQLITLIGPNCPGIITPGPKTGAGTGPSDPYTNAGCKIGIMPGYIHTHVSEARTGKAVGIVSRSGTLTYEAVWQCSRLGIGQSTCIGIGGDPVRGVNHVDCLKLFEADPETHGILMIGEIGGTDEEDAAAFIKTHVRKPVAAFIAGRTAPPGKRMGHAGAIISGGEGTADSKIAALRAAGATIAESPADMGNAMATALKLR
- a CDS encoding FHA domain-containing protein; translation: MLSLSVIQGPDEGRTFQLPPNEPQLIGRSSEALPITDDTVSRRHAELTPDGSIWWIRDLMSQNGTYVNGVRIAERTRLRAGDQVRVGSTLLVFGQSDRPDSFGVELLHADELDVEFERTIPSNEDSVILAEPEPRAAAVDHLRVIYQLTTLTTQVMDRQQLLNAVLDLVFREFKPERGVIMLREELPDGALRPAAAMHRTPPKDKEEARIGVSRTILQHVLKHSEGVLSSNAMADRRFQAGDSVQRFRIRSAICSPIRFQDRVYGTIYVDSSIANYTFTEQQLALLNAIGQHTGLALANAEHYGQKIHTERLAAIGETVASLSHSIKNILQGLRGGADVVEMGLKKDDPALARNGWAILKRNLDRIVGLTLNMLAFSRQRSVELELTPLGALIEDCAQLLESACAGRQVALIVDHDPEMPPIPIDANLIHQALMNLLTNAVEAVPPGTGAVTVRTFYRVTDPLLGQGHAYADVHVIDNGPGIPEDRLRWVFEPFHTTKGTKGTGLGLAVTRRIVEEHRGQIELISEVGKGTTVKMTLPADAAEHADPSATAQSRLQADRLA
- the dnaA gene encoding chromosomal replication initiator protein DnaA: MPDPDRPIWDAVLAQLRASQPGLCRRWFDELEPLGVRGGSLVVRAHSPFHRDYLRRYCLDAFNDAIRTVTGRLIGARFIGPDERPDDAPVGPTARPAAKVGESLPINPDYGFDSFVVGPSNRLAHAAAVAVGANPGRAYNPLFIHGGVGLGKTHLLQAVCLTIHENDPASAICYLSCEGFVTQFMEAVQGGRMTDFRHRFRDVDVLVIDDVHFLGAKDRTQEEFFHTFNSLYQANKQIVLSSDAPPEEIPDLEDRLVSRFKWGLVAHVEPPDYETRVAILKTKAGIRGLELPDDAAYFIAERVDTNIRELEGAIVRLQIQSSVEGRAIDVEMARASLGAGRGPTRTTVQTIVDAVTNFYDVRLADLQSKRRARSVALPRQVCMYLARRHTQHSLGEIGGYFGGRDHTTVLHAVKIVGHRRDHDPDFERVVRTLESRILRPGG
- a CDS encoding ATP-dependent Clp protease ATP-binding subunit, giving the protein MFERFTDRARKVMALANQEAQRFNHEYIGTEHILLGLVKEGSGVGANVLKNLDVDLRKVRLEVEKLVKAGPEMVTMGRLPQTPRAKKVIEYAIEEARNLNHNYVGTEHLLLGLLREHDGVAAQVLMNLGLKLEEVREEVLNLLGAGSESESGEAGASGGSGGSSGATSEARRGRSKTPALDSFGRDLTELAKEGALDPVIGRQNEIERVVQVLCRRTKNNPVLLGEAGVGKTAIVEGLAQRIIAADVPEILHDRRLVVLDLAMMVAGTKYRGQFEERIKAVMNEVRRAKNVILFIDELHTLVGAGGAEGAIDASNVLKPALARGEIQCIGATTFDEFRKYIEKDAALARRFQPIPVDPPTNEQTIEILKGLRDRYESHHRVQITDDAIKAAVDLSGRYISGRVQPDKSIDVIDEAGARVRLKSMSKPPDLAEIEGEIERLSVEKDEAVKGADYERAAELRDKAEQLRKKKEEMLREWRARSMEVDGVVDEDVIAEVVSKMTGVPLQRLEKEEASRLLELEKELHKKVISQDEAIKAVARAIRRARAGLKDPKRPMGSFIFVGPSGVGKTLLSKALAEFMFGDEDALVHLDMSEYMEKHNVSRLVGAPPGYVGYEEGGQLTERIRRRPYSVILLDEVEKAHPDVFNMLLQIMEEGRLTDSFGRNVDFRNCVLIMTSNIGAELIKGGGGFGFQKRDATVDYDNIKTILMKEIERFFRPEFINRLDDIIVFKPLTREDLVLIIEYEVGKVSKRLQEQGIHLTLEQSAKDFLIEKGYNPDFGARPLRRAIGTYVEDPLSEMLLSGELHGKGQVTARRPEGEDKLVFDASAPTGETGGGSRPVSAGAQST